A genomic stretch from Komagataeibacter xylinus includes:
- a CDS encoding cold-shock protein, translating into MATGKVKWFNATKGFGFIMPDDGGKDVFVHITAVQAAGLRGLNEDQAVSYDIAMERGKAAATNLKAL; encoded by the coding sequence ATGGCTACCGGAAAAGTAAAATGGTTCAACGCAACCAAGGGTTTTGGCTTCATCATGCCTGATGATGGCGGCAAGGACGTGTTTGTGCACATCACGGCAGTGCAGGCTGCTGGCCTGCGTGGCCTGAACGAGGACCAGGCGGTCAGCTACGACATCGCCATGGAGCGTGGCAAGGCTGCCGCGACCAACCTCAAGGCGCTCTGA
- a CDS encoding dienelactone hydrolase family protein, translated as MGAVVTVTAADGHEFSAYRAGRPDAARAVVVVQEIFGVTPYIRAVCDAFAAQGYQAIAPALFDRVRRDAILPYDNAGMHEGLKLRAELGQENALRDLVAAADMLTTEKKGIVGFCWGGKLAWEAACHTKAFAAAVAWYGGGIAETRNEVPNCPVQLHFGAEDTHIPADDVDAIRAAHEEIEIFTYEGAEHGFGCTDRPSYNEAAATLAMQRTLSFFEHWL; from the coding sequence ATGGGCGCAGTCGTAACCGTTACCGCGGCAGACGGGCATGAATTTTCCGCCTACCGGGCCGGTCGGCCCGATGCGGCGCGCGCCGTGGTGGTGGTGCAGGAAATATTCGGCGTCACCCCCTATATCCGCGCGGTGTGCGACGCCTTTGCCGCCCAGGGCTATCAGGCCATTGCCCCTGCCCTGTTCGACCGGGTGCGGCGCGATGCCATCCTGCCCTATGACAATGCGGGCATGCACGAAGGGCTGAAGCTGCGCGCTGAACTGGGGCAGGAAAACGCGCTGCGCGATCTCGTGGCCGCAGCCGATATGCTGACAACCGAGAAGAAGGGCATCGTGGGCTTCTGCTGGGGCGGCAAGCTGGCGTGGGAGGCAGCATGCCACACCAAGGCGTTCGCGGCAGCCGTGGCATGGTATGGCGGCGGCATTGCCGAGACCCGCAACGAAGTGCCCAACTGCCCCGTGCAGTTGCATTTTGGCGCGGAAGACACCCATATCCCGGCCGATGACGTGGACGCCATCCGCGCCGCGCATGAAGAGATCGAGATCTTTACCTATGAGGGTGCCGAGCACGGCTTTGGCTGCACGGATCGCCCCTCATACAACGAGGCCGCCGCCACTCTGGCCATGCAGCGCACGCTGAGCTTTTTCGAGCACTGGCTGTAA
- the groES gene encoding co-chaperone GroES gives MTKFRPLHDRVVVRRLKSEEKTAGGIIIPETAKEKPMEGEVISVGAGARNEQGQIVALDVKAGDRVLFGKWSGTEVTINGEELLIMKESDIMGVVA, from the coding sequence ATGACGAAATTTCGTCCCCTGCATGACCGTGTGGTCGTCCGTCGCCTTAAGAGCGAGGAAAAGACAGCAGGTGGTATCATCATCCCTGAGACCGCCAAGGAAAAGCCGATGGAAGGCGAGGTGATCTCGGTGGGCGCAGGTGCCCGTAACGAGCAGGGCCAGATTGTGGCTCTCGACGTGAAGGCGGGTGACCGCGTCCTGTTCGGCAAGTGGTCGGGCACGGAAGTGACGATCAACGGTGAAGAACTGCTGATCATGAAGGAAAGCGACATCATGGGCGTGGTCGCCTGA
- a CDS encoding S-methyl-5'-thioadenosine phosphorylase, producing MSTNAATGEQIEPVIGLIGGSGLYDIEGLEDKEWRTVETPWGKPSDQLLFGRLDGVRCVFLPRHGRGHPLPPSRLNYRANIDALKRSGVTDIVSLSAVGSLKEELPPGHFVVIDQFIDRSFAREKSFFDTGCVAHVGMADPLCPRIGDVLEGQCRELGLDVTRGGTYLVMEGPQFSTRAESNLYRSWGCSVVGMTNMPEAKLAREAEICYATVAMVTDYDCWHDDHDSVTVDAVVKVMQQNASRARALVRSVIPKLGAKRGPCHAGCDRALEHAIITAPEKRDPALLKKLDAVAGRVLSRG from the coding sequence ATGTCCACTAACGCTGCCACTGGCGAGCAGATCGAGCCGGTTATCGGCCTGATCGGCGGGTCAGGCCTGTATGATATCGAAGGCCTTGAGGACAAGGAATGGCGCACGGTCGAGACCCCCTGGGGCAAGCCGTCCGACCAACTCCTGTTCGGCCGGCTTGATGGCGTGCGCTGCGTGTTCCTGCCGCGCCATGGCCGTGGCCATCCGCTGCCGCCTTCGCGCCTGAACTACCGCGCCAATATCGATGCGCTCAAGCGCTCTGGCGTGACCGATATCGTCTCGCTCTCGGCGGTCGGCTCACTCAAGGAAGAACTGCCGCCGGGCCACTTCGTGGTGATCGACCAGTTCATCGACCGTTCGTTCGCGCGCGAGAAGAGCTTTTTCGATACCGGCTGCGTGGCTCATGTCGGCATGGCCGACCCGCTGTGCCCGCGCATTGGCGATGTGCTTGAGGGCCAGTGCCGCGAGCTCGGGCTGGACGTGACCCGTGGCGGCACGTACCTGGTCATGGAAGGCCCGCAGTTCTCCACCCGCGCCGAGAGCAATCTCTACCGCTCATGGGGCTGCTCGGTGGTGGGCATGACCAACATGCCTGAGGCCAAGCTCGCCCGTGAGGCCGAGATCTGCTACGCCACCGTTGCCATGGTCACCGATTATGACTGCTGGCATGACGACCATGACAGCGTCACGGTTGATGCGGTGGTCAAGGTGATGCAGCAGAACGCCAGCCGCGCGCGTGCGCTCGTGCGTTCGGTCATCCCCAAACTCGGTGCAAAGCGTGGGCCTTGCCACGCAGGCTGCGACCGTGCGCTCGAGCACGCCATCATCACGGCACCCGAAAAGCGCGACCCGGCCCTGCTGAAAAAGCTGGACGCTGTTGCCGGTCGCGTTCTGAGCCGGGGTTAA
- the groL gene encoding chaperonin GroEL (60 kDa chaperone family; promotes refolding of misfolded polypeptides especially under stressful conditions; forms two stacked rings of heptamers to form a barrel-shaped 14mer; ends can be capped by GroES; misfolded proteins enter the barrel where they are refolded when GroES binds), translating to MAAKDVKFGGEARQRMLRGVDILADAVKVTLGPKGRNVVLDKSFGAPRITKDGVSVAKEIELADKFENMGAQMVREVASKTNDIAGDGTTTATVLAQAIVREGAKAVAAGMNPMDLKRGIDKAVGVVVEELKKNAKKITTPAETAQVGTISANGEHEIGEMISKAMQKVGSEGVITVEEAKGLHTELDVVEGMQFDRGYISPYFVTNAEKMTVDLDSPYILIHEKKLSSLQPILPLLEAVVQSGRPLLIIAEDVDGEALATLVVNKLRGGLKIAAVKAPGFGDRRKAMLEDIAILTGGQVISEDLGIKLESVTLDMLGTAKKVHIDKENTTIVEGAGAGEAIKGRCSQIRAQIEETTSDYDREKLQERLAKLAGGVAVIRVGGSTEIEVKERKDRVDDALHATRAAVEEGIVPGGGTALARASTKLGGLHFHNDDQRVGADIIRKALQAPLRQIAHNAGEDGAVIAGKVLENDTYTFGFDAQIGDYKDLVEAGIIDPMKVVRTALQDAASVAGLLITTEAMVAERPEKKPAAPEGGMGGMGGMGGMDF from the coding sequence ATGGCAGCCAAGGACGTAAAGTTCGGCGGTGAAGCCCGCCAGCGCATGCTGCGTGGCGTGGACATTCTGGCCGATGCAGTAAAAGTGACGCTGGGCCCCAAGGGCCGTAACGTCGTGCTCGACAAGAGCTTCGGCGCACCGCGCATCACGAAGGACGGTGTCTCCGTCGCCAAGGAAATCGAACTGGCCGACAAGTTCGAGAACATGGGCGCGCAGATGGTCCGTGAGGTCGCCTCCAAGACCAACGACATCGCAGGCGACGGCACCACCACGGCAACCGTGCTGGCACAGGCCATCGTGCGCGAAGGTGCCAAGGCTGTTGCCGCTGGCATGAACCCGATGGACCTCAAGCGCGGCATCGACAAGGCGGTTGGCGTTGTCGTTGAAGAGCTGAAGAAGAACGCCAAGAAGATCACCACGCCTGCCGAGACCGCACAGGTCGGCACGATTTCCGCCAATGGCGAGCATGAAATCGGCGAGATGATCTCCAAGGCGATGCAGAAGGTCGGCTCCGAGGGCGTGATCACGGTGGAAGAGGCCAAGGGCCTACACACCGAGCTCGACGTGGTCGAGGGCATGCAGTTCGACCGTGGCTACATCTCCCCGTATTTCGTGACGAACGCGGAGAAGATGACCGTCGATCTGGACAGCCCCTACATCCTGATCCACGAGAAGAAGCTCTCCTCGCTCCAGCCCATCCTGCCGCTGCTTGAAGCTGTCGTGCAGTCCGGCCGTCCGCTGCTGATCATCGCTGAAGACGTCGATGGCGAAGCGCTGGCGACCCTGGTGGTCAACAAGCTGCGTGGTGGCCTGAAGATCGCCGCCGTGAAGGCACCGGGCTTTGGCGACCGCCGCAAGGCCATGCTGGAAGACATCGCGATCCTGACCGGTGGCCAGGTCATCAGCGAAGACCTCGGCATCAAGCTCGAGAGCGTGACGCTGGACATGCTGGGCACCGCCAAGAAGGTGCACATCGACAAGGAAAACACCACCATTGTCGAGGGTGCCGGTGCAGGCGAGGCCATCAAGGGCCGTTGCAGCCAGATCCGCGCGCAGATCGAGGAAACCACCTCCGACTACGACCGCGAGAAGCTGCAGGAACGCCTGGCCAAGCTGGCAGGCGGCGTTGCCGTGATCCGCGTGGGTGGTTCCACCGAGATCGAGGTGAAGGAGCGCAAGGACCGCGTGGACGACGCCCTGCACGCAACCCGTGCGGCTGTTGAAGAAGGCATCGTTCCCGGTGGTGGCACGGCGCTGGCACGCGCATCCACCAAGCTTGGTGGCCTGCACTTCCACAACGACGACCAGCGCGTCGGTGCGGACATCATCCGCAAGGCCCTGCAGGCTCCGCTGCGCCAGATCGCCCACAACGCGGGTGAAGACGGTGCGGTCATTGCTGGCAAGGTACTGGAAAACGACACCTACACCTTCGGTTTCGATGCTCAGATCGGCGACTACAAGGACTTGGTGGAAGCCGGCATCATCGACCCGATGAAGGTCGTGCGCACGGCGCTGCAGGATGCGGCATCGGTCGCGGGCCTGCTGATCACCACCGAGGCGATGGTTGCCGAGCGCCCCGAGAAGAAGCCCGCTGCACCGGAAGGTGGCATGGGCGGCATGGGTGGCATGGGCGGTATGGATTTCTGA
- a CDS encoding ATP-dependent DNA helicase, with product MPDTPPLPDSAPAILPRHGAWSVLTPDGEILSMQAPDIRRELPQWPVPMVIHAPAIARRLDLPPPPRPCPWLDLLELFAFTQPAQATPPTARGLGMALGLEADRLEAPEADLLPDLAFEMLGRIARLRNTPEGGIRAALAWRMRKAGWAWGPSVCAALGLKDDGPLPAGLIQPNEALKVWTRLPKWEETAPRPAPAAHPVSGEEAQAHLREIIGEGAEHRPAQEAFSHVAARAFTPRATQGDPHMVLAEAGTGTGKTLGYVAPANIWARRNGGAVWISTYTRHLQRQIESELARLYPDPAVRRSHVVVRKGRENYLCLLNMEESVNIALSRGQAGDATLIGLALVALWAAHTQDGDLFGGDLPGWFADLFGRGLLTSIADRRGECIHGACPHYQQCMVEHSIRRARTADLVIANHALVMSQAAWHALDGTGASNEDNTPTRYIMDEGHHIADAADSAFALELSGLEAAELRRWLLGAEGARSRARGLRRRLEDLLANIPRIETPLDTALMAARALPAPGWSARLAALDPVHRAARVPAQGEEPVLSNPSEALLHELRQQVLARTQGSPEGGPRRSDSECDLYPMPESLHAAAQALERALRRLAEPLRTLVTRLDEALETEADWLDTPMRERIAAAIRSIRRRALSRVDGWCAMLGSMQANEPPTDGQTPQYIDYIRMDRREGQNPGERDVGLYRHWLDPTIPFASVLAAPAHGVLVTSATLRDESGEDNTNDSAERAWDAAEARSGAIHLPSPAIRASFPSPFDYARQSRAFIITDVAHDDPAALAGAYRTLFMASGGGALGLFTAISRLREVYRRIVNPLEEAGLPLFAQHVDPMDNATLVDIMRSERNACLLGTDAMRDGVDVPGEALRLVAFERVPWPRPDILHRERRIHLSGGAPGRFDDRIARLRLRQAFGRLIRSRQDRGVFVLMDRRTPSRLLSAFPEGVAVRRLGLSAAAREITAFLQAQDISADQLS from the coding sequence ATGCCAGACACCCCGCCCCTGCCGGACAGCGCCCCGGCGATCCTTCCCCGGCACGGCGCCTGGTCGGTGCTCACGCCGGATGGGGAAATCCTGTCCATGCAGGCCCCCGACATCCGTCGTGAACTGCCGCAGTGGCCCGTGCCCATGGTCATCCACGCGCCTGCCATCGCGCGCAGGCTCGACCTGCCGCCACCGCCACGCCCCTGCCCGTGGCTGGACCTGCTCGAACTGTTCGCCTTCACCCAGCCCGCCCAGGCAACGCCGCCCACCGCGCGTGGGCTGGGCATGGCGCTCGGGCTCGAGGCGGACAGGCTCGAGGCCCCCGAGGCCGACCTGCTGCCTGACCTTGCCTTCGAGATGCTCGGCCGCATCGCCCGCCTGCGCAACACGCCCGAGGGCGGCATCCGCGCGGCCCTTGCGTGGCGCATGCGCAAGGCGGGATGGGCGTGGGGGCCATCGGTCTGCGCAGCACTTGGCCTGAAGGATGACGGGCCGCTGCCTGCGGGCCTGATCCAGCCCAACGAGGCGCTCAAGGTCTGGACCCGCCTGCCCAAATGGGAGGAAACCGCCCCGCGCCCTGCCCCTGCCGCCCATCCGGTCAGCGGGGAGGAGGCACAGGCGCATCTGCGCGAGATTATTGGCGAAGGTGCGGAGCACCGTCCCGCGCAGGAGGCCTTCAGCCACGTCGCCGCCCGTGCCTTCACACCGCGCGCCACACAGGGCGATCCGCACATGGTGCTGGCCGAGGCCGGCACCGGCACCGGCAAGACGCTGGGCTATGTGGCACCCGCCAATATCTGGGCGCGCCGCAACGGGGGTGCTGTGTGGATCAGCACCTATACCCGCCACCTGCAACGCCAGATCGAATCCGAACTGGCCCGGCTCTACCCTGACCCGGCGGTGCGCCGCAGCCATGTGGTGGTGCGCAAGGGGCGTGAGAACTATCTGTGCCTGCTCAACATGGAGGAGAGCGTGAACATCGCGCTCTCACGCGGGCAGGCGGGCGATGCCACCCTCATCGGGCTGGCGCTGGTGGCGCTGTGGGCGGCCCACACACAGGATGGCGACCTGTTTGGCGGCGACCTGCCCGGCTGGTTTGCCGATCTGTTCGGGCGCGGGCTGCTGACCAGCATTGCCGACCGGCGGGGCGAGTGCATCCACGGAGCCTGCCCGCATTACCAGCAATGCATGGTGGAGCATTCCATCCGCCGCGCCCGCACGGCGGACCTCGTGATTGCCAACCACGCGCTCGTCATGTCGCAGGCAGCATGGCATGCGCTTGATGGCACCGGAGCAAGCAACGAGGACAACACCCCCACCCGCTACATCATGGATGAGGGCCACCATATTGCCGATGCGGCAGACAGCGCCTTCGCTCTTGAACTTTCAGGGCTGGAAGCCGCCGAACTGCGGCGCTGGCTGCTTGGGGCCGAAGGAGCCCGCTCACGCGCGCGCGGCCTGCGGCGCAGGCTTGAAGACCTGCTGGCCAACATTCCCCGCATCGAAACGCCACTCGATACCGCGCTGATGGCCGCCCGCGCCCTGCCAGCACCAGGCTGGTCGGCCCGCCTCGCGGCCCTTGACCCGGTGCACCGGGCAGCCCGCGTACCCGCCCAGGGCGAGGAGCCGGTGCTGTCCAACCCCTCCGAGGCGCTGCTGCATGAGCTGCGCCAGCAGGTACTCGCACGCACGCAGGGCAGCCCCGAGGGTGGCCCGCGCCGCAGTGACAGCGAATGCGACCTCTACCCCATGCCCGAATCGCTGCATGCGGCGGCGCAGGCGCTGGAACGGGCATTAAGGCGGCTGGCCGAGCCGCTGCGCACGCTGGTCACCCGCCTTGATGAAGCGCTGGAAACCGAGGCCGACTGGCTCGACACCCCCATGCGCGAGCGCATTGCCGCCGCCATCCGCTCCATCCGCCGGCGCGCACTCTCACGTGTGGATGGCTGGTGCGCCATGCTGGGCAGCATGCAGGCAAATGAACCGCCCACGGATGGACAAACGCCGCAATATATTGATTACATCCGCATGGACCGGCGCGAGGGCCAGAACCCCGGCGAGCGGGACGTGGGGCTGTACCGCCACTGGCTGGACCCGACCATTCCGTTTGCCAGCGTGCTGGCAGCCCCGGCACATGGCGTGCTGGTCACATCCGCCACGCTGCGCGACGAAAGCGGTGAGGACAACACCAATGACAGCGCCGAGCGCGCATGGGATGCCGCCGAGGCGCGCTCGGGTGCAATCCACCTGCCCTCGCCTGCCATACGCGCGTCGTTTCCCAGCCCGTTCGATTACGCGCGGCAGAGCCGGGCCTTCATCATTACCGATGTCGCGCATGATGACCCGGCGGCCCTTGCCGGGGCCTACCGTACGCTGTTCATGGCATCGGGCGGGGGGGCTTTGGGGCTGTTTACCGCCATCTCACGCCTGCGCGAGGTCTATCGCCGCATCGTGAACCCGCTGGAGGAAGCGGGCCTGCCGCTGTTTGCCCAGCATGTGGACCCGATGGATAACGCAACGCTGGTCGATATCATGCGCAGCGAGCGCAATGCCTGCCTGCTGGGCACGGATGCTATGCGTGATGGGGTGGATGTGCCGGGCGAGGCCCTGCGTCTTGTCGCCTTCGAGCGCGTGCCGTGGCCGCGACCCGATATCTTGCACCGCGAGCGGCGCATTCACCTGTCGGGCGGCGCGCCGGGGCGCTTTGATGACAGGATTGCCCGCCTGCGCCTGCGCCAGGCTTTTGGCCGCCTGATCCGCAGCAGGCAGGACAGGGGTGTGTTCGTCCTTATGGACCGGCGCACCCCGTCGCGCCTGCTTTCCGCCTTCCCCGAGGGGGTGGCCGTGCGCCGCCTTGGGCTGAGCGCTGCGGCGCGGGAGATCACGGCCTTCCTGCAGGCGCAGGATATATCCGCGGACCAGCTTTCCTGA